The following proteins are co-located in the Corynebacterium aquilae DSM 44791 genome:
- a CDS encoding CoA-acylating methylmalonate-semialdehyde dehydrogenase, producing MSTVYGHFINGERVAGTSGRTQTVYCPATGKASAEVALATTDEVNAAIDTAIAAAPGWAATNPQKRIRILMKWIALIGEHLDELAELLALEHGKTFDDAKGDVIRGVDVLEFALSAPHMLKGEFSDSVGTGIDTYSMRQPLGVVAGITPFNFPAMIPLWKAGPAIAAGNAFVLKPSERDPGVPLRLAELFMEAGGPKGVFTVVNGDKEAVDAVLNNDAIKAVGFVGSTAIAQYIYETAAKNGKRAQCFGGAKNHMIIMPDADLDQAADALVGAAYGSAGERCMAISVAVPVGQETADRLRDKLMERIPKLKVGHSLDPQADYGPVITPQAKERIHTLINEGVEAGADLLIDGRDKGANDAEFNGESLADGYYVAPTLFDNVTPEMSIYTEEIFGPVLCIMRAESYEEALALPNEHVYGNGVAIFTNSGAAARDFAQRVQVGMIGVNVPIPVPIAYHTFGGWKASGFGDLNQHGPDSFRFYTKTKTVTSRWLENAENVGASFVMPVMD from the coding sequence ATGAGCACCGTCTACGGACACTTCATCAACGGCGAGCGCGTCGCCGGCACCTCTGGCCGCACCCAGACCGTCTACTGCCCCGCCACCGGCAAGGCCTCCGCCGAGGTCGCCCTGGCCACCACCGACGAAGTCAACGCCGCCATCGACACCGCCATCGCAGCAGCCCCCGGCTGGGCCGCCACCAACCCGCAGAAGCGCATCCGCATCCTCATGAAGTGGATCGCCCTGATCGGCGAGCACCTCGACGAGCTGGCTGAGCTGCTCGCCCTGGAGCACGGCAAGACCTTCGACGACGCCAAGGGCGATGTCATCCGCGGCGTGGACGTCCTCGAGTTCGCACTGTCGGCACCCCACATGCTCAAGGGCGAGTTCTCCGACTCCGTCGGCACCGGCATCGACACCTACTCCATGCGCCAGCCGCTCGGCGTCGTTGCAGGCATCACCCCCTTCAACTTCCCCGCCATGATCCCGCTGTGGAAGGCCGGCCCCGCCATCGCCGCCGGTAACGCCTTCGTCCTCAAGCCCTCCGAGCGCGACCCGGGTGTGCCGCTGCGCCTGGCCGAACTGTTCATGGAGGCCGGCGGCCCCAAGGGCGTGTTCACCGTCGTCAACGGCGACAAGGAAGCCGTCGACGCCGTGCTCAACAACGACGCCATCAAGGCAGTCGGCTTCGTGGGCTCCACCGCCATCGCCCAGTACATCTACGAGACCGCAGCCAAAAACGGCAAGCGCGCACAGTGCTTCGGTGGCGCCAAGAACCACATGATCATCATGCCGGACGCCGACCTCGACCAGGCCGCCGACGCCCTGGTCGGTGCCGCCTACGGCTCCGCCGGCGAGCGCTGCATGGCCATCTCCGTTGCCGTGCCCGTCGGCCAGGAAACCGCCGACCGCCTGCGCGACAAGCTGATGGAGCGCATCCCGAAGCTCAAGGTCGGACACTCCCTCGACCCGCAGGCCGACTACGGTCCGGTCATCACCCCGCAGGCCAAGGAGCGCATCCACACCCTCATCAACGAAGGTGTCGAAGCCGGCGCCGACCTGCTCATCGACGGCCGCGACAAGGGCGCTAACGACGCAGAATTCAACGGCGAGTCCCTCGCCGACGGCTACTACGTCGCCCCGACCCTGTTCGACAACGTCACCCCCGAGATGTCCATCTACACCGAAGAAATCTTCGGCCCCGTGCTATGCATCATGCGCGCCGAGTCCTACGAAGAAGCACTCGCCCTGCCGAACGAGCACGTCTACGGCAACGGTGTCGCCATCTTCACCAACTCCGGTGCCGCCGCCCGCGACTTCGCACAGCGCGTCCAGGTCGGCATGATCGGCGTCAACGTTCCGATTCCGGTTCCGATCGCCTACCACACCTTCGGTGGCTGGAAGGCCTCCGGCTTCGGCGACCTCAACCAGCACGGCCCGGACTCCTTCCGCTTCTACACCAAGACCAAGACGGTCACCAGCCGCTGGCTGGAAAACGCCGAAAACGTCGGCGCCTCCTTCGTCATGCCGGTCATGGACTAA
- the mmsB gene encoding 3-hydroxyisobutyrate dehydrogenase, producing the protein MSKPAIAFIGLGNMGGPMAANLVSAGYTVHGFDVTDIAREKAAEAGVTLHDSAADAAKDAQIVVTMLPNGRLVRNVLEECATGEGKLYVDSSTIGVGEAKENAEFLNSTGSRYIDAPVSGGVAGAAAGTLAFMVGGADADLAEAKDILDVMGRSTTHCGPVGAGAAAKLCNNMILGVQQIAIAEGLVLGQRLGLDPQAFFDVVSNSTGSCWALTTNCPAPGVLGKAPSDNNFEPGFATNLIVKDLGLAMSEVEATGTEARLGELASEIYSKLADDGLGAKDFSVVYEQLRERKA; encoded by the coding sequence ATGTCTAAGCCCGCCATCGCATTCATCGGCCTCGGCAACATGGGCGGCCCCATGGCCGCCAACCTCGTCTCCGCCGGCTACACCGTCCACGGCTTTGACGTCACCGACATCGCCCGCGAAAAAGCCGCCGAAGCCGGCGTCACCCTGCACGACTCCGCAGCCGACGCCGCCAAGGACGCCCAGATCGTCGTCACCATGCTGCCCAACGGCCGCCTGGTCCGCAATGTGCTCGAAGAGTGCGCCACCGGCGAAGGCAAGCTGTACGTCGACTCCTCCACCATCGGTGTGGGCGAAGCCAAAGAAAACGCCGAGTTCCTGAACTCCACAGGCTCCCGCTACATCGACGCGCCGGTCTCCGGCGGTGTGGCCGGTGCCGCCGCCGGCACCCTGGCCTTCATGGTCGGCGGCGCCGACGCTGATCTCGCAGAAGCCAAGGACATCCTCGATGTTATGGGCCGCTCCACCACCCACTGTGGTCCTGTCGGCGCAGGTGCCGCCGCCAAGCTGTGCAACAACATGATCCTCGGCGTGCAGCAGATCGCAATCGCCGAAGGCCTCGTCCTCGGCCAGCGCCTCGGACTGGACCCGCAGGCATTCTTCGACGTGGTCAGCAACTCCACCGGCTCCTGCTGGGCACTGACCACCAACTGCCCCGCCCCGGGCGTGCTCGGCAAGGCCCCCAGCGATAACAACTTCGAGCCCGGCTTCGCCACCAACCTCATCGTCAAGGACCTCGGCCTGGCCATGAGCGAGGTCGAAGCCACCGGCACCGAAGCCCGCCTCGGTGAGCTTGCTTCCGAGATCTACTCCAAGCTCGCCGACGACGGACTCGGCGCTAAGGACTTCTCCGTCGTCTACGAACAGCTCCGCGAGCGCAAGGCCTAA
- a CDS encoding GntP family permease translates to MALPVIGIVVSLAVLLVLAYRGHSVVAVAPIAALVAAIFSGAPLLATYTQIFMPALGKFIVSFFPLFIAGAIFGKLMSSSGLAADLAHGISKIMGPRKAMFSTVLATALLTYGGVSAWVVAFTIVPIASALFKEAGIPKRLMPAALALGTITFALAALPGSPQVHNVIPTKYFGTTTYAAPVLGLIGTVMMFGLGMAWLQYRIRTLKAAGELYLPEGVEDVEHSPDESPYVDPDVEPNPHLEPGHLATHVEQPDAHTHHDVVAKAHDDKWGLRAFLGFLPVAVVIGMNYAFLFFFTKHMDFSYLADKKFGETNITAVQGVWSVVVAIVTAIILIFAMRPKMIPQMMTELSEGAKNAILPCFTTASEVGYGAVVASLAVFAAIKTEMFNIGGDALIVGVISTAVISGITGSSSGGLSITMEAFADQLQTMAATQNISVETLHRIIAMASVSFDSLPHNGAILTMLLVCNMSHKQSYKDIAMVTIVVPIIVLLILLTGVELMR, encoded by the coding sequence ATGGCACTTCCTGTCATCGGCATCGTCGTATCCCTGGCGGTGCTGCTCGTACTGGCCTACCGTGGCCACAGCGTGGTGGCCGTCGCACCGATCGCGGCACTAGTTGCAGCGATTTTTTCCGGCGCACCACTGCTGGCCACCTACACCCAAATCTTCATGCCGGCCCTCGGCAAATTCATCGTCAGCTTCTTCCCGCTGTTTATCGCCGGCGCCATCTTCGGCAAGCTCATGAGCTCCTCCGGTTTGGCCGCCGATCTAGCGCACGGCATTTCCAAAATCATGGGACCACGCAAGGCGATGTTCTCCACCGTGCTGGCAACGGCACTTCTGACCTACGGCGGCGTGAGCGCCTGGGTGGTCGCCTTCACCATCGTCCCCATCGCCTCCGCCCTGTTTAAGGAAGCCGGCATCCCCAAACGCCTGATGCCCGCAGCCCTGGCCTTAGGCACCATCACCTTCGCCCTGGCAGCACTGCCCGGTAGCCCCCAGGTGCACAACGTCATCCCCACCAAGTACTTCGGCACCACCACCTACGCCGCCCCGGTGCTGGGCCTGATCGGCACGGTCATGATGTTCGGCCTGGGCATGGCGTGGCTGCAGTACCGCATCCGCACCCTCAAAGCCGCAGGCGAGCTGTACCTGCCCGAAGGCGTCGAAGACGTAGAGCACTCCCCGGACGAAAGCCCCTATGTGGATCCCGACGTGGAACCCAACCCCCACTTAGAGCCCGGGCACCTCGCCACCCACGTGGAGCAGCCAGACGCCCACACCCACCACGACGTGGTGGCTAAAGCACACGACGACAAGTGGGGCCTGCGCGCCTTCTTAGGATTTTTGCCCGTCGCCGTGGTCATCGGCATGAACTACGCATTCCTGTTCTTCTTCACCAAGCACATGGACTTCTCCTACCTGGCCGATAAGAAGTTCGGAGAAACCAACATCACCGCCGTGCAGGGTGTGTGGTCCGTGGTGGTCGCCATTGTCACCGCCATCATCCTCATCTTCGCGATGCGCCCCAAGATGATCCCGCAGATGATGACCGAGCTGTCCGAGGGCGCCAAAAACGCCATCCTGCCGTGCTTCACCACCGCCAGTGAGGTCGGCTACGGCGCGGTCGTCGCATCCTTGGCCGTGTTCGCCGCCATTAAGACCGAGATGTTCAACATCGGTGGCGACGCCCTGATCGTCGGCGTGATCTCCACCGCGGTGATTTCCGGTATCACCGGTTCTTCCTCCGGTGGTCTATCCATCACCATGGAGGCATTTGCCGACCAGCTGCAAACGATGGCTGCAACGCAAAACATTTCCGTGGAAACCCTGCACCGCATCATCGCAATGGCATCGGTGTCCTTCGACTCGCTGCCCCACAACGGCGCAATTTTGACCATGCTGCTGGTGTGCAACATGAGCCACAAGCAGTCCTACAAGGACATCGCCATGGTCACCATCGTGGTGCCCATCATCGTCCTGCTGATCCTGCTCACCGGCGTGGAACTCATGCGATAA
- a CDS encoding TetR/AcrR family transcriptional regulator — protein sequence MTAAQQGDRARDRIVECARELFSAHSYADVSVKDIADAAGVSTSLVMKHGVSKERLFEMTLDFSVSGQSMFGGDFATLGRDAVRETLTAPVDAPYSMVRILCVAGGSDATLDAMGIRIRQDIVSRLEEQITAHAPDGSPSPQLRAQSAVALLIGLSFMRRVGDPDFDQHSFKQLEDYYSTLVQDIVEGRG from the coding sequence ATGACAGCCGCCCAACAAGGCGATCGCGCACGCGATCGCATCGTCGAATGTGCCCGCGAACTTTTTTCCGCGCACTCCTATGCCGATGTGTCGGTGAAAGACATTGCCGACGCCGCCGGGGTCAGTACTTCCCTGGTGATGAAACACGGCGTGAGCAAAGAGCGCCTTTTCGAGATGACCTTGGATTTCTCCGTGTCGGGGCAATCAATGTTTGGCGGAGATTTCGCAACCCTGGGTCGCGATGCCGTGCGCGAAACACTCACCGCTCCCGTGGACGCGCCCTATTCGATGGTGCGCATCCTGTGCGTTGCCGGCGGGTCAGATGCCACCCTTGATGCCATGGGGATTCGCATTCGCCAAGACATTGTCAGTCGGCTGGAAGAACAAATCACCGCCCACGCCCCGGATGGCAGTCCTTCCCCGCAGTTGCGGGCCCAGTCCGCCGTGGCTTTGCTCATCGGGTTGTCGTTTATGCGGCGCGTGGGTGATCCGGATTTCGATCAGCACTCTTTTAAGCAGTTGGAGGATTACTACTCCACGCTGGTTCAAGACATCGTAGAAGGCCGCGGTTAG
- a CDS encoding excalibur calcium-binding domain-containing protein — protein sequence MTRNKKLVSLFVSASVAVSLAVAPAHAEEAAQPENTATTAPATDAQADPAAKDAPKNETPAADAPKEDAEKESAKDAPKEETPAAEVPKTEAPKTEAPAAEAPKTDTPAQPEKPGTEDPKETPAKPEGSSENTGVIIGVVVALGVIGAIIFGITNFLRDVATGRVPNPLPGIIPGPAPAPAPAPAPAPAPAPAPAPAPAPAPAPAPVHVAPAPAPAPAPAPVARGRKIPPAGSYFKNCAAAHAQGYGPIYAGEPGYRGKLDRDKDGIACEW from the coding sequence ATGACCCGCAACAAGAAGCTCGTTTCGCTGTTCGTCAGCGCATCCGTTGCTGTCTCCCTGGCAGTTGCACCCGCACACGCTGAAGAAGCTGCACAGCCGGAGAACACCGCCACCACTGCTCCTGCAACCGACGCTCAGGCGGATCCGGCTGCTAAGGATGCTCCCAAGAATGAAACCCCGGCCGCTGATGCGCCGAAGGAAGATGCCGAAAAGGAGTCCGCCAAGGACGCTCCGAAGGAAGAGACTCCGGCTGCGGAGGTTCCTAAGACTGAAGCCCCGAAGACCGAGGCACCCGCTGCTGAGGCCCCGAAGACCGATACTCCGGCACAGCCCGAGAAGCCTGGTACTGAGGATCCCAAGGAAACCCCTGCTAAGCCTGAAGGCTCCTCCGAGAACACCGGCGTCATCATCGGTGTTGTCGTCGCACTTGGTGTCATTGGCGCCATCATCTTCGGTATCACCAACTTCCTGCGTGATGTCGCCACTGGTCGTGTGCCGAACCCGCTGCCGGGCATCATCCCCGGCCCCGCACCGGCTCCCGCACCCGCACCCGCACCTGCTCCCGCTCCGGCTCCTGCCCCGGCTCCCGCACCTGCACCTGCTCCCGCGCCGGCACCGGTTCACGTTGCTCCGGCACCGGCACCTGCCCCGGCTCCTGCCCCTGTTGCCCGTGGACGTAAGATTCCGCCGGCAGGTTCCTACTTCAAGAACTGCGCCGCTGCTCACGCACAGGGCTATGGCCCGATCTACGCTGGTGAGCCCGGCTACCGCGGCAAGCTCGACCGTGACAAGGACGGCATTGCCTGCGAGTGGTAA
- a CDS encoding MlrC C-terminal domain-containing protein, translating to MKRSSMVPSEWFRYQTWTLPRWKKAVAAGIGSEVELNVGGKMDTRAPGEVTVTATVKAVAEDLFGGTCVRLDKGNLSFVVTAQRCQFSTLDMYRRLDIEPTEIDIIVVKIGYLEPELHAIQQDWMLALTPGGVDQDLIRLNHRRIKRPMFPFDPEMETELVLHH from the coding sequence ATGAAGAGGTCATCAATGGTTCCAAGCGAGTGGTTCAGGTATCAAACGTGGACCCTGCCGCGGTGGAAAAAGGCAGTCGCGGCTGGCATCGGGAGCGAAGTTGAGCTCAACGTCGGGGGCAAGATGGATACGCGCGCTCCCGGAGAGGTTACGGTTACGGCCACTGTCAAGGCTGTCGCGGAGGACCTTTTTGGTGGTACTTGTGTACGGCTAGACAAGGGGAATTTGAGCTTTGTTGTCACTGCGCAACGATGCCAATTCAGCACCCTCGACATGTATCGCCGGTTGGATATTGAACCAACCGAGATTGACATCATTGTCGTCAAAATCGGATACCTAGAACCCGAGTTGCATGCAATCCAACAGGATTGGATGCTGGCACTAACTCCAGGTGGTGTTGATCAAGACCTCATTCGTCTGAATCATCGAAGGATTAAGCGGCCAATGTTCCCGTTCGATCCGGAAATGGAAACAGAGCTCGTCCTGCACCATTAG
- a CDS encoding MlrC C-terminal domain-containing protein has translation MSTRTLSSKPVTTGFCHSGVEGILHDWPRLQHAAAKHDIGDIEKRGGHFVAPEAQFEDCLAAALASPVKPYFISDSGDNPGAGGADDCTFTLDALLKNEEVINGSKRVVQVSNVDPAAVEKGSRGWHRERS, from the coding sequence GTGAGTACGCGAACCTTAAGTTCGAAACCGGTGACAACAGGTTTTTGCCACAGCGGCGTCGAAGGAATCCTTCATGATTGGCCACGCCTTCAACACGCCGCCGCCAAGCACGATATCGGTGATATCGAAAAGCGTGGCGGCCATTTCGTTGCGCCCGAGGCACAGTTCGAAGATTGTCTGGCTGCTGCATTAGCAAGTCCCGTGAAGCCCTACTTTATTTCCGACTCGGGAGATAACCCTGGCGCTGGTGGGGCAGACGATTGCACCTTCACATTGGACGCTCTCCTAAAAAATGAAGAGGTCATCAATGGTTCCAAGCGAGTGGTTCAGGTATCAAACGTGGACCCTGCCGCGGTGGAAAAAGGCAGTCGCGGCTGGCATCGGGAGCGAAGTTGA
- a CDS encoding excalibur calcium-binding domain-containing protein, whose translation MNQLELRKIPARTTGARYQRQAVIFAMASVLALSACGFGDSEEETSVAPTTVTETSTVTKTVTSTKTVTETPLSETVPPAPVEPAAVQEPTPAEQPPAEQPPAEPAPQLMQGFIAPPPPAPEPAAGSPVANCKEARARGIAPIHKGSPYYSSKLDGDGDGIACE comes from the coding sequence GTGAACCAACTAGAACTCCGCAAAATCCCTGCGCGCACTACCGGCGCCCGCTATCAACGCCAAGCGGTCATCTTCGCAATGGCATCGGTCCTAGCTCTTTCTGCCTGTGGTTTCGGCGATAGCGAAGAAGAAACCTCCGTCGCACCAACGACTGTCACGGAAACTTCTACGGTCACAAAAACTGTGACCAGCACAAAGACGGTCACGGAAACTCCCTTGAGCGAGACCGTTCCTCCAGCGCCGGTCGAACCGGCTGCAGTCCAGGAACCAACACCCGCAGAGCAGCCTCCTGCTGAGCAACCGCCTGCAGAACCCGCACCTCAGCTCATGCAGGGTTTCATCGCCCCTCCCCCACCGGCACCTGAACCTGCCGCCGGATCTCCAGTTGCAAACTGCAAGGAAGCACGCGCCCGGGGCATCGCACCGATTCACAAAGGATCCCCGTACTACAGCAGCAAGCTCGACGGTGATGGAGATGGTATCGCCTGCGAATAA
- a CDS encoding aldehyde dehydrogenase (NADP(+)), with protein MVNPTTEAQLDGILTSAQKASRAFAKTTVEERARLIDAVADALDAAADQLIPIAMEETHLPEGRLTGELKRTTFQLRLFSETIREGSCFDVRVDHADPDWPMGAPRPDLRRYLVPLGPVLVFAASNFPFAFSVAGGDTASALAAGNAVVLKAHHGHLKLSEKTGEVVKNALQAAGAPEGLFDVIYGTDSGRIAVQDPRIKAAGFTGSIPGGRALFDLAVSRPDPIPFYGELGSNNPVVVTKAAADSRSQEIVDGFVGSFTLGAGQFCTKPGTLLVPAGSGMEELLEAAEYPGAQKLLNERIASGYCDTLTELRDHSDVRVLREGSMDDAPTPTLLATTAEAVLNDPETLQKECFGPTSLVVAYDSEEQLLELLETFEGQLTATLFAEEDEDVSATVEILARKAGRVIWGQWPTGVSVTYAQQHGGPYPATTNDQSTSVGTAAIARFMRPVAYQGFPQQQLPDQLKDNPSAPIPQMVNGEKS; from the coding sequence ATGGTTAACCCCACCACCGAAGCTCAACTCGATGGCATTTTGACCAGCGCACAAAAAGCTAGCCGAGCATTTGCGAAAACCACAGTCGAGGAACGCGCACGCCTCATCGATGCCGTAGCCGATGCCTTGGATGCTGCCGCAGATCAGCTGATTCCAATCGCCATGGAAGAAACTCACCTGCCAGAAGGCCGCCTAACCGGTGAGCTAAAGCGTACAACCTTCCAGCTGCGACTGTTCAGCGAAACCATCCGTGAAGGTTCCTGCTTTGATGTTCGCGTCGACCATGCAGATCCCGATTGGCCGATGGGAGCGCCCCGACCGGATCTTCGCCGCTATCTAGTGCCCCTGGGGCCTGTTCTGGTTTTCGCCGCAAGTAATTTCCCCTTTGCGTTTTCTGTCGCTGGTGGTGACACCGCGAGTGCACTCGCCGCCGGCAACGCCGTCGTGTTGAAAGCTCACCACGGGCACCTCAAGCTCTCGGAGAAAACCGGAGAGGTAGTCAAAAACGCTCTGCAAGCAGCTGGAGCGCCCGAAGGGTTGTTTGACGTCATCTACGGGACTGATTCCGGCCGCATCGCAGTTCAGGATCCGCGCATTAAGGCAGCTGGATTCACCGGCTCCATTCCAGGTGGCCGCGCACTGTTCGACCTGGCAGTGTCGCGCCCGGATCCCATCCCGTTCTACGGCGAACTCGGCAGCAACAACCCCGTTGTGGTGACCAAGGCAGCAGCCGACTCGCGTTCACAGGAGATCGTTGATGGCTTCGTCGGTTCCTTCACCCTGGGAGCCGGGCAGTTTTGCACTAAGCCTGGCACCCTGCTGGTTCCTGCTGGGAGCGGTATGGAAGAACTACTCGAAGCTGCGGAATACCCGGGTGCACAAAAACTACTCAATGAGCGAATCGCCAGTGGTTACTGCGATACGCTGACCGAGCTGCGCGACCACTCGGATGTGCGAGTGCTACGGGAAGGCAGCATGGACGATGCGCCGACCCCGACGCTTTTGGCGACCACGGCAGAAGCTGTCCTTAACGATCCGGAGACGCTTCAGAAGGAGTGTTTCGGACCTACTTCTTTGGTTGTCGCCTACGACAGCGAGGAGCAGCTCCTGGAGTTGCTGGAGACCTTCGAAGGGCAGCTCACCGCGACGCTGTTTGCCGAGGAAGATGAGGATGTCTCGGCGACTGTTGAGATCCTTGCCCGCAAGGCAGGGCGAGTCATTTGGGGCCAGTGGCCCACCGGTGTTTCCGTGACCTACGCTCAGCAGCACGGTGGCCCCTACCCGGCGACTACCAACGATCAAAGCACTTCGGTTGGTACCGCTGCCATTGCTCGCTTCATGCGTCCGGTTGCCTACCAGGGATTCCCTCAGCAGCAGCTGCCTGATCAGTTGAAAGATAACCCGTCTGCACCGATTCCGCAGATGGTTAATGGAGAAAAATCCTAG
- a CDS encoding NAD(P)/FAD-dependent oxidoreductase gives MNTYDVAVIGAGPAGLAAAVNASELGSSVVLIDANARPGGQYWRHHDGDDGSLHHGWKQFCNLKQRLDAGVEQGHITYMPSTQAWMAQRIQATPELDNSLSGEFIVQLTCSDASDSLGRPSSVSAHKLIVATGAYDRQIPFPGWDLPGVMAAGGVQSLIKGEKVLPGKRFIVAGTGPFLLPVAANIVAAGGEVVAVCEANRLSNWAPHVAAAAKVPEKALEGAEYAGVFAKNRIPYLTGMAVTRVEQESHGISKAVRLDRLDKDGAVVPGAGKTYSNIDVICTGFGFNTQVELITGLGAKVTRGIDGAEATVVDDKQQSTVPGLYVAGEVTGIGGASLAVAEGIVAGVSAAGQHPNKAQEKAVQTAKKTIKNHRAFAKAMHQAHPVPQGWMDWVEDDTVICRCEEVTKKTIVDAVTDLGAEDPRSLKSVTRTGMGWCQGRTCGFAAHCLTTGTTDYSGVGRTKRPVSIPVALGEIAELHRPHPEDSIQPEVLTEL, from the coding sequence ATGAATACCTATGACGTAGCAGTCATCGGCGCGGGACCAGCAGGTCTTGCTGCTGCAGTGAATGCTTCCGAGCTAGGAAGCAGCGTCGTCCTCATCGACGCAAATGCCCGCCCCGGCGGCCAGTACTGGCGCCATCACGACGGTGACGACGGATCCCTGCACCATGGGTGGAAGCAGTTCTGCAACCTCAAGCAACGTTTGGACGCCGGCGTAGAGCAAGGGCACATCACCTACATGCCGAGTACACAGGCATGGATGGCGCAACGCATCCAAGCAACTCCGGAACTCGATAACTCACTGTCTGGTGAATTCATCGTTCAGCTCACCTGCTCCGACGCGTCGGATTCTTTGGGGCGGCCTTCGAGCGTTAGTGCGCACAAGCTCATCGTGGCCACCGGTGCGTACGACCGTCAGATTCCGTTCCCTGGCTGGGATCTTCCCGGTGTGATGGCCGCTGGCGGTGTCCAGTCCCTAATCAAAGGTGAGAAGGTACTGCCCGGGAAGCGTTTTATCGTCGCCGGCACAGGCCCATTCCTGCTACCCGTCGCCGCGAACATCGTCGCTGCGGGCGGTGAAGTCGTCGCAGTCTGCGAAGCCAACCGACTAAGCAATTGGGCACCTCACGTTGCAGCAGCCGCCAAGGTTCCCGAAAAAGCCCTTGAAGGCGCCGAATATGCGGGAGTCTTCGCGAAAAACCGCATTCCTTATCTAACAGGAATGGCAGTCACTCGCGTCGAACAGGAAAGTCATGGGATCTCGAAGGCTGTGCGCCTGGACCGGCTTGATAAAGACGGTGCCGTTGTCCCCGGGGCGGGAAAAACCTACAGCAACATTGACGTCATCTGCACAGGCTTTGGCTTCAACACCCAGGTTGAGTTGATTACCGGCCTGGGCGCAAAAGTCACTCGTGGCATCGATGGCGCCGAAGCCACGGTGGTGGATGACAAGCAGCAATCCACCGTTCCAGGACTCTACGTCGCCGGCGAAGTCACTGGAATTGGTGGCGCGTCACTAGCGGTGGCAGAAGGCATCGTCGCTGGAGTCTCAGCTGCAGGGCAACATCCAAACAAAGCCCAAGAAAAAGCAGTGCAGACCGCGAAGAAAACAATCAAAAACCATCGCGCCTTCGCAAAGGCAATGCACCAGGCTCACCCAGTCCCACAAGGATGGATGGACTGGGTGGAAGACGACACCGTCATCTGTCGATGCGAGGAAGTCACCAAGAAAACCATTGTGGACGCAGTCACCGATCTCGGGGCTGAGGATCCTCGCAGTCTGAAATCGGTGACCAGAACCGGAATGGGATGGTGCCAGGGAAGGACCTGTGGTTTTGCGGCACATTGCCTCACCACAGGAACCACCGATTATTCCGGTGTCGGGCGCACCAAACGCCCGGTAAGCATCCCAGTCGCACTAGGAGAAATCGCGGAACTTCATCGGCCGCACCCAGAAGACAGCATTCAACCTGAAGTTCTGACCGAACTTTAA
- a CDS encoding (2Fe-2S)-binding protein, translating to MKQQTVTVIFNGQPKEVPAGSTLAAYLLSQGTYSWRSTRFRGDRRGLYCGIGACFDCLIEVVPEGQAAKQERACMVRCAEGLQVNYDEEGGHDEYL from the coding sequence ATGAAACAGCAGACCGTGACCGTGATCTTCAACGGCCAACCCAAAGAAGTCCCCGCAGGCAGCACACTTGCGGCATATCTGCTGAGCCAGGGGACCTACTCCTGGCGATCGACTCGCTTTCGGGGAGACCGACGTGGTCTCTACTGCGGCATCGGTGCATGTTTTGACTGCCTCATCGAAGTTGTCCCCGAAGGACAAGCAGCCAAACAAGAACGTGCCTGCATGGTGCGTTGCGCAGAAGGCCTACAAGTGAACTACGACGAAGAAGGAGGACACGATGAATACCTATGA